A genome region from Myripristis murdjan chromosome 16, fMyrMur1.1, whole genome shotgun sequence includes the following:
- the LOC115373521 gene encoding grainyhead-like protein 2 homolog isoform X3, with the protein MDLDSKRLVVVVPNEVSVPSRRVFSSEDEAWKTYLENPLTAATKAMMSINGDEDSAAALGLLYDYYKVPREKRLVPSSIKPTDLPAAGTDNCGNLEVLGNHLQVLGSMPVNLSLNNIAAAEHQGSKYGAAGAAGEVRGSDSAGGAALALVKTEDPTSTSAYVKPCSGVSFRAEPQEQIRMVYDQSRYTMSLPGYLKDDQRSSPDSTYEDAYPGEEESYHPSPSSGIDEFCHSQTVNSFHYSLEASMSLRQWQGDGPMAYLNRGQFYAVTLTETGARSCLHQTRGKVRSVIMVVFGEDKSRDEQLKNWKYWHSRQHTAKQRVLDIADYKESFSTIGNVEEIAYNAVSFTWDVNEEAKVFISVNCLSTDFSSQKGVKGMPLMIQIDTYSYNSCSSRPIHRAFAQIKVFCDKGAERKLRDEEKKQLRKRAKGKSGNPGPMSPVKKAESTQFKAMTDLDSQPVLFIPDVHFGNLQRAGQIFAFKTEDVERDGTVMLKRISCVSEEDLCPPQPKNPRVELERKVLLYVRKECDEVFDALMLRSPTLKALMEAISEKYAVPVNKMAKVYKKSKKGVLVHMDDNIIEHYSNEDTFILAIESSADCLRVTLSEI; encoded by the exons ATGGACCTGGACAG TAAACGGCTGGTAGTGGTGGTACCAAACGAGGTGTCGGTGCCCTCCAGAAGAGTGTTCAGCAGTGAGGACGAGGCGTGGAAAACGTACCTGGAGAACCCTCTGACGGCCGCCACCAAGGCCATGATGAGCATCAACGGAGACGAGGACAGCGCAGCAGCCCTGGGACTGCTGTATGACTACTACAAG GTTCCTCGGGAGAAGAGGCTTGTACCCAGCAGCATTAAACCCACAGACCTGCCCGCTGCAGGGACTGATAACTGTGGGAACTTGGAGGTGCTGGGAAACCACCTTCAGGTTCTGGGATCCATGCCTGTCAACCTCTCTCTAAACAACATCGCCGCTGCAGAACATCAGGGCTCCAAGTACGGAGCTGCAGGTGCAGCAGGGGAGGTCAGAGGAAGTGACAGTGCAGGTGGGGCAGCTCTAGCTTTGGTCAAAACAGAGGACCCAACATCCACATCGGCATACGTAAAGCCCTGTTCTGGGGTGTCCTTCCGAGCAGAACCGCAGGAGCAGATAAGGATGGTGTATGATCAGAGCCGCTACACCATGTCCCTCCCCGGTTACTTGAAAGATGATCAGAGAAGCTCTCCAGACAGCACCTATGAGGATGCTTATCCTGGTGAAGAGGAG AGCTACCACCCAAGTCCCTCTTCAGGAATTGATGAATTCTGCCACAGTCAAACAGT GAACTCGTTCCACTACTCTCTGGAGGCCAGCATGTCCCTGCGCCAGTGGCAAGGAGACGGACCCATGGCCTACCTGAACCGAGGCCAGTTCTACGCTGTGACGCTGACTGAGACCGGCGCCAGATCATGCCTACACCAGACCAGAGGCAAAGTGCGG AGCGTTATCATGGTGGTCTTTGGTGAAGACAAGAGCAGAGACGAGCAGCTGAAAAATTGGAAGTACTGGCATTCCCGCCAACACACTGCCAAACAGAGAGTCCTGGACATCG CCGACTACAAAGAGAGCTTCAGCACGATTGGGAACGTTGAAGAAATTGCCTATAACGCCGTGTCTTTCACTTGGGATGTCAACGAGGAAGCCAAG gTCTTTATCTCTGTGAACTGTCTGAGCACAGACTTCTCCTCCCAGAAGGGCGTGAAGGGGATGCCTCTGATGATCCAGATCGACACATACAGCTacaacagctgcagcagcaggcccATCCACAGGGCCTTCGCTCAAATCAAGGTCTTCTGTGACAAG GGGGCTGAGAGGAAGCTACGTGATGAGGAGAAGAAGCAGCTCAGGAAAAGGGCAAAAG GGAAGAGTGGCAACCCGGGGCCGATGTCTCCTGTTAAGAAAGCTGAGAGCACGCAGTTCAAGGCCATGACGGATCTGGACTCCCAGCCAGTACTCTTCATCCCTGATGTCCACTTTGGAAACCTGCAGAGAGCAGGCCAG ATCTTTGCTTTTAAGACTGAGGATGTAGAAAGAGATGG gactgTCATGCTGAAGCGGATATCATGTGTTTCTGAAGAGGACCTCTGTCCGCCACAGCCCAAGAACCCCCGAgtggagctggagaggaaaG TTCTGCTCTATGTGAGGAAAGAGTGTGATGAGGTGTTTGATGCCCTGATGCTCCGCTCCCCAACCCTCAAGGCCCTGATGGAGGCA ATCTCTGAGAAATACGCCGTGCCTGTTAACAAGATGGCTAAAGTTtacaagaaaagcaaaaaagg GGTGCTGGTGCACATGGACGACAACATCATCGAGCACTACTCTAATGAGGACACCTTCATCCTGGCTATAGAGAGCTCTGCAGACTGCCTGCGGGTCACTCTGTCAGAGATCTGA
- the LOC115373521 gene encoding grainyhead-like protein 2 homolog isoform X1 yields the protein MDLDSKRLVVVVPNEVSVPSRRVFSSEDEAWKTYLENPLTAATKAMMSINGDEDSAAALGLLYDYYKVPREKRLVPSSIKPTDLPAAGTDNCGNLEVLGNHLQVLGSMPVNLSLNNIAAAEHQGSKYGAAGAAGEVRGSDSAGGAALALVKTEDPTSTSAYVKPCSGVSFRAEPQEQIRMVYDQSRYTMSLPGYLKDDQRSSPDSTYEDAYPGEEESYHPSPSSGIDEFCHSQTVNSFHYSLEASMSLRQWQGDGPMAYLNRGQFYAVTLTETGARSCLHQTRGKVRVSGPPPSQGPDGSPSSSEQCTMGGSDLPRDSIVQSVIMVVFGEDKSRDEQLKNWKYWHSRQHTAKQRVLDIADYKESFSTIGNVEEIAYNAVSFTWDVNEEAKVFISVNCLSTDFSSQKGVKGMPLMIQIDTYSYNSCSSRPIHRAFAQIKVFCDKGAERKLRDEEKKQLRKRAKGKSGNPGPMSPVKKAESTQFKAMTDLDSQPVLFIPDVHFGNLQRAGQIFAFKTEDVERDGTVMLKRISCVSEEDLCPPQPKNPRVELERKVLLYVRKECDEVFDALMLRSPTLKALMEAISEKYAVPVNKMAKVYKKSKKGVLVHMDDNIIEHYSNEDTFILAIESSADCLRVTLSEI from the exons ATGGACCTGGACAG TAAACGGCTGGTAGTGGTGGTACCAAACGAGGTGTCGGTGCCCTCCAGAAGAGTGTTCAGCAGTGAGGACGAGGCGTGGAAAACGTACCTGGAGAACCCTCTGACGGCCGCCACCAAGGCCATGATGAGCATCAACGGAGACGAGGACAGCGCAGCAGCCCTGGGACTGCTGTATGACTACTACAAG GTTCCTCGGGAGAAGAGGCTTGTACCCAGCAGCATTAAACCCACAGACCTGCCCGCTGCAGGGACTGATAACTGTGGGAACTTGGAGGTGCTGGGAAACCACCTTCAGGTTCTGGGATCCATGCCTGTCAACCTCTCTCTAAACAACATCGCCGCTGCAGAACATCAGGGCTCCAAGTACGGAGCTGCAGGTGCAGCAGGGGAGGTCAGAGGAAGTGACAGTGCAGGTGGGGCAGCTCTAGCTTTGGTCAAAACAGAGGACCCAACATCCACATCGGCATACGTAAAGCCCTGTTCTGGGGTGTCCTTCCGAGCAGAACCGCAGGAGCAGATAAGGATGGTGTATGATCAGAGCCGCTACACCATGTCCCTCCCCGGTTACTTGAAAGATGATCAGAGAAGCTCTCCAGACAGCACCTATGAGGATGCTTATCCTGGTGAAGAGGAG AGCTACCACCCAAGTCCCTCTTCAGGAATTGATGAATTCTGCCACAGTCAAACAGT GAACTCGTTCCACTACTCTCTGGAGGCCAGCATGTCCCTGCGCCAGTGGCAAGGAGACGGACCCATGGCCTACCTGAACCGAGGCCAGTTCTACGCTGTGACGCTGACTGAGACCGGCGCCAGATCATGCCTACACCAGACCAGAGGCAAAGTGCGGGTGAGTGGACCGCCGCCATCACAAGGGCCTGATGGGAGCCCATCCAGTAGTGAGCAATGCACCATGGGAGGCTCTGATCTGCCGCGGGACAGTATTGTACAG AGCGTTATCATGGTGGTCTTTGGTGAAGACAAGAGCAGAGACGAGCAGCTGAAAAATTGGAAGTACTGGCATTCCCGCCAACACACTGCCAAACAGAGAGTCCTGGACATCG CCGACTACAAAGAGAGCTTCAGCACGATTGGGAACGTTGAAGAAATTGCCTATAACGCCGTGTCTTTCACTTGGGATGTCAACGAGGAAGCCAAG gTCTTTATCTCTGTGAACTGTCTGAGCACAGACTTCTCCTCCCAGAAGGGCGTGAAGGGGATGCCTCTGATGATCCAGATCGACACATACAGCTacaacagctgcagcagcaggcccATCCACAGGGCCTTCGCTCAAATCAAGGTCTTCTGTGACAAG GGGGCTGAGAGGAAGCTACGTGATGAGGAGAAGAAGCAGCTCAGGAAAAGGGCAAAAG GGAAGAGTGGCAACCCGGGGCCGATGTCTCCTGTTAAGAAAGCTGAGAGCACGCAGTTCAAGGCCATGACGGATCTGGACTCCCAGCCAGTACTCTTCATCCCTGATGTCCACTTTGGAAACCTGCAGAGAGCAGGCCAG ATCTTTGCTTTTAAGACTGAGGATGTAGAAAGAGATGG gactgTCATGCTGAAGCGGATATCATGTGTTTCTGAAGAGGACCTCTGTCCGCCACAGCCCAAGAACCCCCGAgtggagctggagaggaaaG TTCTGCTCTATGTGAGGAAAGAGTGTGATGAGGTGTTTGATGCCCTGATGCTCCGCTCCCCAACCCTCAAGGCCCTGATGGAGGCA ATCTCTGAGAAATACGCCGTGCCTGTTAACAAGATGGCTAAAGTTtacaagaaaagcaaaaaagg GGTGCTGGTGCACATGGACGACAACATCATCGAGCACTACTCTAATGAGGACACCTTCATCCTGGCTATAGAGAGCTCTGCAGACTGCCTGCGGGTCACTCTGTCAGAGATCTGA
- the LOC115373521 gene encoding grainyhead-like protein 2 homolog isoform X2: protein MDLDSKRLVVVVPNEVSVPSRRVFSSEDEAWKTYLENPLTAATKAMMSINGDEDSAAALGLLYDYYKVPREKRLVPSSIKPTDLPAAGTDNCGNLEVLGNHLQVLGSMPVNLSLNNIAAAEHQGSKYGAAGAAGEVRGSDSAEPQEQIRMVYDQSRYTMSLPGYLKDDQRSSPDSTYEDAYPGEEESYHPSPSSGIDEFCHSQTVNSFHYSLEASMSLRQWQGDGPMAYLNRGQFYAVTLTETGARSCLHQTRGKVRVSGPPPSQGPDGSPSSSEQCTMGGSDLPRDSIVQSVIMVVFGEDKSRDEQLKNWKYWHSRQHTAKQRVLDIADYKESFSTIGNVEEIAYNAVSFTWDVNEEAKVFISVNCLSTDFSSQKGVKGMPLMIQIDTYSYNSCSSRPIHRAFAQIKVFCDKGAERKLRDEEKKQLRKRAKGKSGNPGPMSPVKKAESTQFKAMTDLDSQPVLFIPDVHFGNLQRAGQIFAFKTEDVERDGTVMLKRISCVSEEDLCPPQPKNPRVELERKVLLYVRKECDEVFDALMLRSPTLKALMEAISEKYAVPVNKMAKVYKKSKKGVLVHMDDNIIEHYSNEDTFILAIESSADCLRVTLSEI, encoded by the exons ATGGACCTGGACAG TAAACGGCTGGTAGTGGTGGTACCAAACGAGGTGTCGGTGCCCTCCAGAAGAGTGTTCAGCAGTGAGGACGAGGCGTGGAAAACGTACCTGGAGAACCCTCTGACGGCCGCCACCAAGGCCATGATGAGCATCAACGGAGACGAGGACAGCGCAGCAGCCCTGGGACTGCTGTATGACTACTACAAG GTTCCTCGGGAGAAGAGGCTTGTACCCAGCAGCATTAAACCCACAGACCTGCCCGCTGCAGGGACTGATAACTGTGGGAACTTGGAGGTGCTGGGAAACCACCTTCAGGTTCTGGGATCCATGCCTGTCAACCTCTCTCTAAACAACATCGCCGCTGCAGAACATCAGGGCTCCAAGTACGGAGCTGCAGGTGCAGCAGGGGAGGTCAGAGGAAGTGACAGTGCAG AACCGCAGGAGCAGATAAGGATGGTGTATGATCAGAGCCGCTACACCATGTCCCTCCCCGGTTACTTGAAAGATGATCAGAGAAGCTCTCCAGACAGCACCTATGAGGATGCTTATCCTGGTGAAGAGGAG AGCTACCACCCAAGTCCCTCTTCAGGAATTGATGAATTCTGCCACAGTCAAACAGT GAACTCGTTCCACTACTCTCTGGAGGCCAGCATGTCCCTGCGCCAGTGGCAAGGAGACGGACCCATGGCCTACCTGAACCGAGGCCAGTTCTACGCTGTGACGCTGACTGAGACCGGCGCCAGATCATGCCTACACCAGACCAGAGGCAAAGTGCGGGTGAGTGGACCGCCGCCATCACAAGGGCCTGATGGGAGCCCATCCAGTAGTGAGCAATGCACCATGGGAGGCTCTGATCTGCCGCGGGACAGTATTGTACAG AGCGTTATCATGGTGGTCTTTGGTGAAGACAAGAGCAGAGACGAGCAGCTGAAAAATTGGAAGTACTGGCATTCCCGCCAACACACTGCCAAACAGAGAGTCCTGGACATCG CCGACTACAAAGAGAGCTTCAGCACGATTGGGAACGTTGAAGAAATTGCCTATAACGCCGTGTCTTTCACTTGGGATGTCAACGAGGAAGCCAAG gTCTTTATCTCTGTGAACTGTCTGAGCACAGACTTCTCCTCCCAGAAGGGCGTGAAGGGGATGCCTCTGATGATCCAGATCGACACATACAGCTacaacagctgcagcagcaggcccATCCACAGGGCCTTCGCTCAAATCAAGGTCTTCTGTGACAAG GGGGCTGAGAGGAAGCTACGTGATGAGGAGAAGAAGCAGCTCAGGAAAAGGGCAAAAG GGAAGAGTGGCAACCCGGGGCCGATGTCTCCTGTTAAGAAAGCTGAGAGCACGCAGTTCAAGGCCATGACGGATCTGGACTCCCAGCCAGTACTCTTCATCCCTGATGTCCACTTTGGAAACCTGCAGAGAGCAGGCCAG ATCTTTGCTTTTAAGACTGAGGATGTAGAAAGAGATGG gactgTCATGCTGAAGCGGATATCATGTGTTTCTGAAGAGGACCTCTGTCCGCCACAGCCCAAGAACCCCCGAgtggagctggagaggaaaG TTCTGCTCTATGTGAGGAAAGAGTGTGATGAGGTGTTTGATGCCCTGATGCTCCGCTCCCCAACCCTCAAGGCCCTGATGGAGGCA ATCTCTGAGAAATACGCCGTGCCTGTTAACAAGATGGCTAAAGTTtacaagaaaagcaaaaaagg GGTGCTGGTGCACATGGACGACAACATCATCGAGCACTACTCTAATGAGGACACCTTCATCCTGGCTATAGAGAGCTCTGCAGACTGCCTGCGGGTCACTCTGTCAGAGATCTGA